The following proteins are co-located in the Lepus europaeus isolate LE1 chromosome 15, mLepTim1.pri, whole genome shotgun sequence genome:
- the CFAP90 gene encoding cilia- and flagella-associated protein 90: MGHVTPQEFASAALRARTATSAPGRGGSTPAHARAPWISRRWPPGAEGGRASSGAEGWRDAGRGRRCPGSQPCPRRLGPATRRQDTVSRQRPNAGAVPNEGAGPASGRGLGPCRAEAMDQDCLEEEEEITAATLRARPRPLPISALSAFSYVPPRRLDPKEYSYYYRQGQTGIISLYDCVFKRKLDYNQKLHRDDREHTKGLGLHVNKEEQERPVGVLASSVYGRRIHQPVEPLNRDFRRANHVQADFYRKNDIPSIKAPGFGHITPA, from the exons ATGGGTCATGTCACACCGCAGGAGTTTGCCTCTG CGGCTCTCCGAGCCCGTACAGCCACGAGTGCCCCGGGCCGAGGCGGGTCCACACCTGCGCACGCCCGGGCGCCCTGGATAAGCCGCAGGTGGCCCCCGGGCGCAGAAGGCGGCCGGGCCTCCTCGGGAGCTGAGGGCTGGCGGGACGCCGGGCGCGGCCGCAGGTGCCCGGGGAGTCAACCCTGCCCCCGCCGCCTCGGCCCAGCCACGCGTCGCCAGGACACAGTGTCCAGGCAACGGCCGAACGCGGGCGCAGTGCCGAACGAAGGCGCCGGGCCAGCGAGCGGACGCGGCCTGGGTCCCTGTCGGGCGGAGGCGATGGACCAGGACtgcctggaggaagaggaggagatcaCAGCCGCCACGCTGCGGGCCAGGCCGCGGCCGCTGCCCATCTCGGCGCTGTCGGCCTTCAGCTACGTCCCGCCGCGGCGCCTGGACCCCAAGGAGTACAGCTACTACTATCGCCAGGGCCAG ACGGGGATTATTTCCCTCTACGACTGCGTTTTTAAGAGGAAGCTCGATTATAATCAGAAACTGCACCGAGATGACAGAGAGCACACAAAAGGCCTGGGACTTCACGTTAACAAGGAG GAACAAGAGAGGCCCGTGGGCGTGCTGGCCTCCTCCGTCTACGGGAGGCGCATCCACCAGCCCGTGGAGCCGCTGAACCGGGACTTCCGCCGTGCCAATCACGTGCAGGCTGACTTCTACCGGAAGAATGACATCCCCAGCATcaaggcacctggctttgggcaCATCACTCCAGCCTGA